The following DNA comes from Anopheles coustani chromosome 2, idAnoCousDA_361_x.2, whole genome shotgun sequence.
TTGGATATAGTAGTACAATCCAGCCGAGCGAAGCTTCATTAGCCTATCTGACGTACCTGCATGTCCAAAGATGGTGGCCACGTGCAGGGGCGTTGCACCGTGCGGCGATATTTCGTCCTTTGCCGTGGCAAATTTACGCCTGTCCAGCGCCGACTGCAGGTCACGCAGGCTACCCTCGCGTGCCGCCAGATGCACGCGCCGTATTTTCCCCTAAAAAACAAAGGAACATCAACCGGAAGGGAGTAAATATTTTGGGTTTCATGTGTGATGACCGCACAAAGCAACAGATTCTAATGTCAAGCTAATGATGAGCAGCAAATTAAATCTCCATTAGGGCGATGATAAATCAAATCTCAGAGAGCCCTGTGTCCGTGCTGTGCTGGTCATATTATTTGATAAGTAAAAGAAACTACTTAAGAGGAAAACATGAATTCGGTGTGTCGTTTGATAGATAACAAAAATGAGTTGAATTCAGAAAGACAACTATTCATAAACACGTTTTGCCCTGAAACATAGATGTGATGCGGTTAGATGTCATGAAAggataaaatgaaacgaagTTTTCATAATGCTGCCACCATAGCCACCAATAATTGCCggtaatttgtttttggtttatgAAAAAAGCTAACACGAATATGGCGTCATCAAATATAACAAATAATAACAATTCAATTCTGTGTTGGCATCAAAAAGTGCTTACCATGTATGCAGGCACGTTATCTAGAAAAGCTTGAATTTCCGTCTGCTCGGACGTCTTTCCAACCAGCTGTTTGCCTTCACCGTTCAGTACGATCGCGGCCAACTGTTCCAGATCGGCTGCATCAATTGCATCCTGCACCGTCTGTTGCATCTAACGAGTGacgtaaaaaaaatttaaaaaaaaccacatgCTTTGTAAAATAGAGTTGTTGTAATGGTAATACTACGATAACAACAACGTCACACACAGAACGACTACGACGGAACGAAAAGGATACGCAGGAACCGATTTTAAAGGTGGCATTCGAAAGCCGACTAACAGTAACATAAATTGCACAAAGCTTTAGGCCATCGCCGGGTGAGGTGTGTAAAGgtacaacataaaaaacatacaacGTGGTCGTGAGGTTTGtggtaaaattttgttttcgtaagGCTAGTCCCCGAGAAGGTGCGCTGTCTAAAAATGGATGCAAATGTACTACTGGACAATAATCGTTTCGGACACGAACGGACAACAAGTATAAAATTATTACATTCGGTTGTTCTGCAAGATTAATCTGTTGTTGGTTCTGCGACTGAAGCTGGCCGTGGTCCGGTTCACCTTCTACCGTTCCCTCGATTTCCAGCACCTGGTTGGTGGGTTCCTCTTGCGTGGACACTTTTTCTTGTGCTGTCCGATCTAGTGCCGTACCATTGTCGGAAGCATTATCTGGTTGAATCTGCTTCTCTTCCTTTACTCCGCGAGATACAATTTCCGGTCGGTCATCCACGCCCGTTTCATTCATCTCCCGAGCAGCCCCGTCGGTGTCGATTCGTGGCGATGACTTCTGTGAGGAGTTTGTAGAAGACCCCATAATcgtaacaaaaacaattacaaCCATGTCCATACAAATGGTCTACTAGTAGATAAGGTCGCAGAAGTGTGATTTAAGTCAACCGCATAATCTTTAAAAATGTCCAACACCGGGATGGAATGTGGCAAAAGTGAACAATAATGCTAACGGGGGGAGGAAAAGCAACGACAACGGTCGAGCAAACGACAACGGACCAATACAGTGTacagcaaaacgaaacaaaggcTTCAAAGATGAACTGAACAGAAATGAACAACACAAGTACATGAAATGCTTCATACTATATTTGACGAAAAAACCAACATCGACAACAAACACGAATACAAATATTTAAAGGATGCAATACAAAGAGCCATTCTTCTTCTACATCCCAACCTTCATATCACATTCGCGTCCGTTTAGCTTTACCAAATTGAGTTCACTGTTTGTTGCGTTTGTTTAATGTCTGGTTACGACTTACTAACATTAAATAAGTATCTTTACTTCATGTGTGGCTTGATTGCATGCGaacatttttaactttttactACTTCTTTCAACTTTGCAGACGATGACAGGGACACACAATAGGTTTACTAAAGTCTACTGATAAGGAACGAGGACGTACAGCGTGTGTTATGTGTGATTGTGTATTTGGCTGCTGCCTACGACCTACAGAAAAGCGCCTGACTGTGAGTTCAATACAGATGCTCAACGCTCCTTTATGGGGAGCACCAAGACAGAGAATTGTCCTGCCGGCATAGAACTTATAGCCAAAAGAATAAATAGCTAAGCCTTGGTGGGTGCTGTGGCGCAAGTTACGTGAGTGTGTCAATGCCGTTTCTTTGAAGTCTTTACTCAGCTCAAACAAAATGGCGAGAAAACCGTGATACAGCGCCTACTAGTATGACTATAATTAAAGCTGTTTTGGGATGAAGTGATTCAATCGTCATACATATTTAGTTCGTCGACATCGACTGCCAGGAGTGTATAACATAGACGtccaatattttaaatttttgtttgggAACAATTTCcctcgtttcgtttgtttccaaATCCGAACCCTCGCAAATGTACGAGCTTGTGCTTCTTCCGCCAGTCAAATACAAATGTCAACTCCTTCCTTAATGCAACAGATCGTCTTCAAAGTTAAAGGACACAAATCGTCTATACCTCGTCGGGCGTTCGATAACTGACAATCTGAACGTCGGCATTGTTCGAGTCATCGTTCAGATCGGAGTCATCATCCGGATCGGCTTTATCGGGACCTGCGGCAGAGTGGCCAGACTTCCGAGAGCTGATCGATGTCCGCCAGTTTGTGGTGGTCGAATTGATCGATTTTCCAGACACACGTCCGGTCGTCGTCGTAGAGGATACTGCACGGGAAATGGAATCCACGTTCGAATCGGCACGGCTTCGGGGACGAGAGGCAGGAGTGGTCGGATCTTTAACGGAGCTCGAGATGCTAGTTCGCCGACCGGAAGTGCCTCCAGTACTTCGGCTGGCACTCTTAACGGAACCGGATTCGTTCCGTACATTCGGTACTTCCAGTGTATCCAAAGGGTTGCTGTTCATTTCAGTCCCAGCGTCGTCCTGGTCGTCGTGCTGGGTGCCATTCTGATTGTCGTTAGCTGAAGCTTGTCTGCTGGTTCGATCCACTGTACCTACTCCATCCTGCTCGACTGCTGTACCGTTCGATTTAACACTTTTTCCAGTCGTTGCTCGAGATGGTGGCCCCGTTCTGATGGACTCTCTACCAGATATGGTCGATGAAGGTCGCGTGTGTTGTCCCTCGCTGCCTGTGGCAGGTTCTTCCACCTCGACATCTTTCCCCAGACTATCCTGATCGATTTCGTCGTCTTTCCGTTCGTCGATCGCTTGCTCCAGACTGTCTTTCGAGACCTCTGCATCCTCGGCCACCGCAGGGGATGGACTTTTATCGGTGGGTTCCACTTCCGCCTCGGAGACGGGCGTGTACCGATCGTCTCCAGTGCTCTTTGCACTTCCAAGGGATGACGGTTTTGTTGACACTGGTCTACTGGCATCCTCCTTCCTTTCTGGAGTTCCTTGAACCTCGCCTGTATCGAGTCTATTAGTTTCAGTTTCctcctctccttccgccgAATCTTTTCCAATCTCCCCTTCAGCGGGTTGGCGCTCTTCCACCACCGCCGAAGAGGTCTCCTCCTTAGCTACGGGTTCGTCAGCCGTTTTTGGCTCGCCCTCCTGATCCTCGCCATTAGCATGTTCCTGTTCTACCGGTAAATCCTTATCCGGCTCGTCTTGCTCCACCACCGTCTCATCCTGTGGAGTAGACAAATTGACACACTGTTTGTTCCTAGACATTCGGACACTTAGACCAATATTTACATGTTTTGAAACATACTACGACccacacaaaaaaatacacactacACGAGAGGTGGAAGGATTGTGTAAGAAGTTCTATAGAAAATGGtgcagagagagggagagataaAAGGACAGAGAATAAGAAATAGAGTTCCAAACGGAATGTAAAGTACGCGTACCAGTACTGTTTTGGTTTTAGCTCGCTCCGTCACATCTGGCAGTAGTACCTACAACGTagtaattccaaacaaacgCTAAATATCTAACATTTCTAACGAAATCAAGCGTCAACTAAGTGTCAGTCGCGAGCTGGCGCATTGTGTATTAATTCCTAATGTGTGTACGGTCCTGTCGTTTGTGGGATTTGTTTGCCAGCAAAGTTGCTGCCCACAACCAAGCCCTCAGGTTACTCCAATTTGGAGCCTCCGCGTGTGTCACGTGTTCGCTGCCTATAATCCGTCGATCCGCGGATTACGGTTGCGACGGAGAACGGTTAAGGGATCTCTTGTTTACATCGATTACAACGTTTGATAGAGCATGCGTTGACCAATGCTGTCTGTGCCGGGGAAAGTGCCGGGGGTCGGGGGTCGATTTGCGTGCGAACAACAGGCAACGTCCTGCAAATGGATTTCGGTTGGCATGCTGTGCAACGACGGCTTGAACAAAGCTGGTAAACATTAACGAGCGAGAAATGTCGTCGGTGGCGCCGAAGTACGAATGTGTGTCTTTTGAAAATGCATAATTGAAGggtttcattgaaaatttttcactCGAGTTCCGGTGCGCAGCCGGGGTTTTCCCGGGAGTGGGATCGATTTTTCTGGGCGGAAAGGtcaaatgaatattttcacaaTATTCTTATTTACTAAGTTAACATAAGTAGAACAATTCGGAAGTAATCCAAGACACAAATCATATTAAAATGGATTTGTTATTATTAACGTATAACGTATTTTCCAAAACATGccaaaaatgatgaaaattgaatcaagatttgaatgttgtagaatcAAGCAGTagcaccacctcgacggcgtggggtCGAATCCCAACCAAGACCGGAATCTtcctctgtacgagaggaccgACTACGTAAACAAAGGggaaaagtcttgtaagcccttaatgggggcaggcatgaccgtTACGCCAGgacgttacgccaagaagaagaagaatcaaacatgtttttgaaactATATTTTAGAAATAACAGTTTTCCCTCGAAGAAAAAGAACTATCAAACGAAAACTGAATAGAACTAACAAACGAACAAAGCAATCGGATTGTaataaatcgttgaaaaacaatgaaacgaaacaaactggAAATGCCGCTTGTTCAAAATAACTTGAACTAAATATAATTCGTAGTCTGTTCAATTTGATAATAACGATCAATCTGTTTTGACCTTCACTTCATGAAAGAACACAATTCGAAGAAACAGGGTTGGGACtatagaaggaaaaacaggagAAGATGTTCTCACAAACCAATCGATCcacaaaaaggataaaaattaattttcgtcAGTAATCCTTTTACCTGTTCAACTGTCGTTTCATTTTGCTCGGACTTGTTCTCTTGTTCGGTGTCTTGGTTTCCCGACGCTTCCTTGGATTCAGCATCCATTCCATCGTTGTCCTTGGCCTCTTCCTCTTTAACACTGTGTGGAGaataaatatgaataaaatgTTGAAGTTGGAAATTTTTCTGATTATTGTTATTTCCCTCAAAGGTTACTTACTCAGTGCCGTTCGATTGCTCCACAGGCTGCTGTTCGGCGGTAGGAGCCCCTAGTTCGGTCAGCACGCCGTTGGTAAGATTGTGCACCGACTTTGACTTGACCACATCACCGCCCGCGGTAGCCCCTACCCCCGTTGGCGTGTCGGCCGCGTCCAGCAGATTATTCTGCGAAAGAAACGGTTTCATTCGCGTCTGTGAACCCTGCGGGCGTCAAGATCAAGAaatcgaaggaaaagaaaagaaaaagaaaacgaagaaaGAAACACGCCCGATCCGCCCGATCGAATGCCGGTCGTGTGCCGGAGGATCGGtcgggtgtgtttttttcccatccgTTTGGTTGTGGTAAGAAATCGGTACGGTACGCAAAAGCCTCAACACACCGTTGGCTACCTCATCGGAATCGTCCTCCAGCGTGAACATTGCCCAGTCGAAGTAGGCCGGAAACCCCTGCTGCGATATTCGTGGCGCCTCCGGGATGACGGACAGCAGCGATCGGTCGATGtcggtcggtttgtttttgtagtaCTCCGCCACCTTGTGGCGCTGTTGCATGTGAATACGGAAGCAGAAACAACTTAATGCCAGTTCCAACCCACACAGAAGACGCCATCTCAACACTCACATTGTCCTGGGCCGTCTCGTCGGCTCCGGCCTGTACTAGTAGATTGAAACTGCGTGCGTTGTTCTTCGCACTTGCCGCCCAATGAAGCGGCGTCTTGCCTGTATGATCCTCATCCGACGAAAGGCTGGGCCATGCCGAGAGGATATATTCGACGATGTGGGTGTGCGCTAGTCCGGCCGCCTTATGCAACGGCGTCAGCCCGTTCGCATCCTTGCTGGTGAGAATGACCCTCGGCGCCGGTGGCGCAGTCTTCTCCTTCAACGTGTCCAGATCGTTGTCCACCACGGCCTGGTGAATTTCTTTTATGACCCCCTGCGGAAGGAAGGGAACTACCATGGCGGACACCCAAACGAGACAAACTACCCGGACCCTTCACTCACCATGACGTGAGGAACACACTCGAGGAACCGCTTCATCCGCGGATGGTGTGATGTTTCCGTCCGAAGTCGCATGCCCTGGCCAGCCCAGAGCACCTTGGCCAACTTGGACATCTGTTTGTGGTGTAGCCATATTCGTATATTCGAGGGTTTGATCACTGAAGATCGAATGGAAATCGAATGGAAATGCAGGTTGAAACGTGGAAGTTAGTCAATAGTTCCAAGTGTCTTTTAATGGTTCGTTTCATTACCGTCTCTACTCCGGATGTCGTTATCCTTTGATGCTAGATGGTTGTTCATTTGGAGCACTGGCGTGGACAAGTGAGCAGCATGTGAACACAATTACACGTTTATTGATGAGACAAACAGTAGGACTTTTACAAATTGTTCATGGTAAAATGTTAGATATATGCAGACTACTGATCCAAAAGTTCCTGTGTGtctaatataaaataaatactatAATATCACGCGATTAAAAGTATTCCCTCAATAGAATGAAGTCCTAGAGAACATCTTGGATACTAAATCCAATGTTCAACAACTTATCCATAAATTTAGAATAAGTCTAGGATTAGCAGGATATTGTTAGTCCTAAATAATGTTCTTTCTATTAGCTAAAGCAATATTTAAGCTTATAATGCTTTTATTTTCAGATCCACATGAAATTAACTAACTCAAAATATATTCTTGCAACATTTAATGCAAGCAGCTGAAACCTTAAGAATCCATTCTATATTTCCAGAATAACTGTTTTTAATCAACTTGTTTAGTGCTATCTAAAAATAGTCCACGGTAAAACTTACACTTTATAGTCTTTGTATAACTTTTAGCAAAAACGAATTCAAGGAAACCAATGTTCTTTTTTGTCTCACACCACTTTTATTAAACCACGATACTCATGTTCACTTCAACTTTTGGGACAAATTACCGATACACAACCGGTATCAATAATTCACCAATTAACATGTTCCTCCACAAAACGCTCGAAGAAATTTTCCGATTCGTTCACTTCCAACGTCACCAAATGAATAAATGTGGACAGCCTTTGTCAGCTTGGCGCATCCTACGGGttggtttcggttcggttccggtACTTCAACTGAAAGTGTTTCATCACCTAAAACCCAACCAAAGGGGCGTTACGCTAGACAGTTGCCCTCAAGCATGAGGCAATAAATGGGTCATGTGAACCGAAACCATATGACACACGAGTCGCTAGACTCGCTCGACGTAGGctgttgttctttttctcttcgcaCCCACAAGGGCgatcgttgttgtttttttttcgtaatgaTGGTCCCTGGGACCTTACTCAAGTAGGTTGAAAGTAAAACTTGTTTCCGGAACGCAACGGCATCGATGGAAGTAATCAATAGGGAAAACTTCAGCTGTCCTCCGATTGCAACACGGTGCGGTTGGGACCACGCGTTGATCAAGAACTTGACGTACCGGGCGCAATATGCTGGAGCTGGAGGTCGGTTCGGTAGCAAGCAAGGAGCAACTTTCAAGTGTACTTTCACTGGCGAGACTCTGGTGTCATGAGCCAACCACAGACGGAACCCGACTGGCGTGTACTTCCTACACCTAACGGTAGAAAAGCGCGTTTAGCAGCCACACTTAGGCTGCGATcctgaagaaggaaaaaagaggaaTGGAACAACAAAATGGTGTACGGACGCGTCAACCAGCACTACACGGGCAGGTGAGAGGCGTAAGAATCTATTTTCACTCGTTGCCGCTCATTTGCCATCCTCAGCCCTCCCCGCAGGGTGGCACAGTTTGATAGATTGGAAATTGATTTACTCgaaagatataatttataCGTGGTGCCTTCTTTCCCATCCCTCAGGGTAGTGAGGCTCGGTTGCATCAGGATCGGGTAGTGGTACACGTGCCATCGCAGCACCACATAGGCACACCTTATTTGGTgtaaaagttacttttttcccccttttcctgTTTGTGTcgtttttgttacatttccTCTCTCACGCAGAAAATTAGTAGCTCTCACGGCAAACGGTACTTTGCTGCCTTCGTCGATTATGGTTCGATGGTTTGATTTGTCCTCTTGTTACTTCGTTGCTTTACTGTCTAAGAACTTTGTTAGAGTTTGACTTAAGATATTTCATTGTATTTTTCCTATGCTTGATTTGTTTACGGCCATTTTTCTGTTCCCTGGAATATTAATTGATCGTTTAACTACTTTGAGCGAGTTGGATTCAATGGACGTATATTAAGTAAATTGTTTGACCTATGCTTTAGCATTTAACCTGCTCAATAATCAAATGAACAACTTTTTGTTCCGTGTTTTCAAAAGTCCCGATTGTAACAGGGTTTATTTATCAGAGGTACAACCTGACGCCTAAGCTGAAGAAACTCTCTCCTATGAATGTTCCTTATTTAGTTCATATTTATCAagttaaaagaaaaccaaaggTGGAATTATatagaaatattcaaaaaacccTTATTTTTTATAGCCAAAATGCAATAcgaattttagaaaaaaagtacTGAGTGAAGCAAAGATTTAAAAAGGAATTTTGTGTAAGAAGGCACTATTATTCCAAATATCAAAGACATTAATTATTCCGATTATCAAATTGGTTATAAGCAAAAGCAAGGATCTTCATGATGcatgtttaataaaaaaaaagaagatctTATTGTTCTTCTTGACGCAATGACCATCTTGTTCATGCGCCTGGCCGCTAAGCgcttactagacttttttcatttgtgtCCGGTTTCGGTTCTGAGTCCCGGCGCtgatgggccgattttctaatttTCATACAACAGTGAAGGAAATGTGAAGCTAACAAACACGTCAACGTGCGAGATCCTTAGATCATACGAAATTATCCAATTTAGGAATAATGTAATGCGTAATGTACAACGACTCGGAAAACTTAAATTACACTCATTGGCAATCCATTTGGTATGCAAACATTtgcttttaaacattttccttgtCTTGCCTAAAAGCACTCTGCTCAACTAAATTGACGATGGGGTGGAAATTCAGGTGCACCTTCTGCAAAACGAAACCTTGCCTTCACGCAGAGGCGTTTGAGGCGAAACAAAATTGCACATAACTCAGCCATTTTGCGCAAATCACCTTGCACGATGAAGGAAATGCTCTGCGAAACATGTTCATTTCATATTTCACAACCGATGGGGGCTGCAAAAGGTTAGTTCTACAATGTGGTCTTCACAACTCTTCTCTTGAAGGtacggagggggaggggggggggggggagagaacGGGGGGGTGTAGAAGCAGTGAGTGAGTAAGTAGAATTACTATCAATTGGAGTGTAAACAGCGTGGCATGGAAAAAGGGAACCCCAAGATAAATCGCTGTTTGCATAGTGCCCAGTGGTGCACGCCATCGGTCAACGAGTCTCGCAGATCGCAGACAATTACTTTGGAAAAACGGACGGGACAACAATGGCGGCCGTGTGGATCCTATCGTTCGTCTTGTGTGTGTACTACAATGTGTCAGGTTGTTGGAAATTGCGTTGTCTGTCCAATGAAACGGATGCCTTTCGACTTCCGTTGAGGACTTTGGAACTCTAAGAGTCCTGTCTCTAACTCGAGCTCGTAGGAAGATTAGTTACTTGATATTACCCCGGAGGTCAATCAACTAGTCCCCAGCAGTGACCAATTTGGTTTGTGAAGGATTCATAAGGAGCTCCAATAGTGCAGTAATTGGCTGTCTTTCCCTGGAGTGACACGAACACATGACATTGTTGAAAGAAATTTACAAACCAAAAAGCACACTAGCCCTTCACAAACTCAAATCACCGTTCGTTGACCTTCGAGTAGGAGCGTATAAGAGAGCATAACCGAACGTGTCCTGCACTCCGCCCCGATCCTCTCACCTCGATCAGGCGAAAGGTGAATCGAAATGATTGACACTAGAGAACCGTTTCGTTTAACGCGATGACGACTTTGGCCGAGTGGCAGTGAAAAGGTCAAATGGTATAGGTTTGGAGTAGGAAGGGTAAAGAAAGGGTAGCGAGCTTAACTAGCCTGTCCTCAAACTGTCTTTCAACTGACACAACCTCACATCGCGCGGGGGCAACGCATCTTCCAAGGACTCGTAATAAACTTAATTGGGCTGTCCTCCCGCTTTAGGGAATGACGTTAAACGACTTAATAGTGGAGCACTGTTAATTTCCAGAAGTGTCATCTTCGCTGCCGTCTTTTGTGAGAAATAGAGCACGCCAATGATGATTCAAAAGACGTCCGAATGGCCCGTTGGAGCACGGGGTAGTTTTCAGCGGTAAAATGACGTGACAATAGATGATTAAAAGGGTCGGCACATGTCCGTGAGTCACTGACGGAGTGGGTAGGGGTTGTAATATACCAATTCCGGCGAAATATATGGGACACACATGCCACGACAGACTTGATTATATAGTCATCAGCCGGTTGGCCCATTACATGAAACTGCGCCGGTTGTATGACGCGAGTTCATAAATCGAAAACCTGTCCATTTTCCGTCCATCTACCGGCTCGGTAGATCACCCGGTTTGGTCATTTATTTCCGCTCTGGCATGGGGTGGTATGACACAGTTTTATCCTATCATTGTATCGTTGTTTatctcgttttttttgtctgtgtGTCAACCTCGAATTAATAGTTCATATGTGGCTCGCACAGGTTCCGGACGGTAAAGTGTTATTTTCGAGGTACATAATTTATTCAGCAACTTCTCTAATGCCTATGACGCCAAAAGTTTGTCGCGGAACAGCGTCGAGACTGCCCGAGGCTTATTAGAAGTTGTATCTAGGTTAGGAAAACATCAATATCGGTCGCCCTACCACAGACGTCTGTCAGATGTTTATCCCGTgtcatgtttttaaagcgatccttcAAGCCCTTTTAGAAATTAGTTCAGCTTCTTGGCCTGCGCAAAAGAACATGCTCACATGTCTCTTTATGCCACTGCTGTTACTCAAGTTCACAGACACTTTTTGGGTGGTGCCTATGACCGATGTTCCGTCGAGTCAGGATTACCTTGAAATGGGGCGAAACGAAATAGGCGCCAGACAAAAGCTATCGCAATTAAACAAGGCTTTGGTAACTATGGAAGGTAGGAAACGAACCCTCCGCAACTGGAAATCCCCAAACCCGGGTAATACACCAACACCTACACATGCAAACACGTGGTGCACGTGTTGACAACCATAAatcaccgggcgcctccatcggcttCGGACTATCGACAGTCGAAGGACCACTCCCGTCATTGTCAGTAAATAGCTACCGTTCCGTTGCTAAACTGAAAAGCCTTACCTTTCGGGGGCGATGAGTGGAAGTACAGTCCGTGGGCTCGGCGATGATGTTGCCTTTCGCGTGGCAACGTTGTCGGTccgagtggtggtggtagcggtgccatcttttcctttttttcgtttcctttttttcttttgcaggtTCTCTTCAGTCCCGCAACCGGAATGGAACCACCTTCTAGTGTCTAATGGTGGGGTGGAAGCTTCCGTAATGATGATGCATTGCAGCTTGGTTCTGGAAAGGAACACTCGCACCACGGGGCACCAGGTCTCAGCTCGTCAAGCCTAAGTAAAGCTGACTAATATTTCCGCGTGAACGCCGTTTTGCCCGCTTCTTGATGCGAGTTTTTTTAATCCGATTCCTACGCCACGATAAAGCACAAGAGTCAACAAGAGGGGTGATGAGCCAGTGAGGGCCGAACTGCAAGTTTCCTTTCTAATTACGACGGGCGCATCAACCGGCAATATCCGATTGTGATTGAAGGCGAACCTGTAATGTAAGCGAATCGTTTAACAGTCTCGTTTATTTATTGCAATCGGAAATCAGTTCAAACCGATCGGCTTTCGGGATCGCACttcattattaaattaaaaatgcaataaagtACACGAAGGTTGTAATTTTTAAACCGTTCCTTTCAACACTTGAACTTCTGGAAGAGTTATTTTGAATTAATCTATTTATAAGTTAAGATATCAAATGCTGATATTTTGCTTATAGTACgaactcaaaacaaaaacataaatcagCTCTTCACATTTGTTCAAAAGTCACCCAGCAATAATTTTGACTGTTTGCGGTCATTTTACGTTCGTTAAATGTTCTATAACCCCAATTGGATTTGTTCAATTTaatcaatggaggcgcccggtatTTCTCGTTAATTTTCCTTCACTCGCTCTCGTGGCATTTGATACGACCATTATTTGTTGTTAATTTCACTCAATACGATTTTTACGTGTAAGGTTAATACTAAATACAACGACAATAAATATGTCGTGTGCATGGGTTTGTTCTCTTCTGAAGTTAATCAAATTTTTCTTCGAAACAAGTTTCAATACAAGCCGATCTTTTACATATTCCACGAAGTTA
Coding sequences within:
- the LOC131264161 gene encoding uncharacterized protein LOC131264161, which produces MAPLPPPLGPTTLPRERQHHRRAHGLYFHSSPPKVLQMNNHLASKDNDIRSRDVIKPSNIRIWLHHKQMSKLAKVLWAGQGMRLRTETSHHPRMKRFLECVPHVMGVIKEIHQAVVDNDLDTLKEKTAPPAPRVILTSKDANGLTPLHKAAGLAHTHIVEYILSAWPSLSSDEDHTGKTPLHWAASAKNNARSFNLLVQAGADETAQDNRHKVAEYYKNKPTDIDRSLLSVIPEAPRISQQGFPAYFDWAMFTLEDDSDEVANGGSQTRMKPFLSQNNLLDAADTPTGVGATAGGDVVKSKSVHNLTNGVLTELGAPTAEQQPVEQSNGTDVKEEEAKDNDGMDAESKEASGNQDTEQENKSEQNETTVEQDETVVEQDEPDKDLPVEQEHANGEDQEGEPKTADEPVAKEETSSAVVEERQPAEGEIGKDSAEGEEETETNRLDTGEVQGTPERKEDASRPVSTKPSSLGSAKSTGDDRYTPVSEAEVEPTDKSPSPAVAEDAEVSKDSLEQAIDERKDDEIDQDSLGKDVEVEEPATGSEGQHTRPSSTISGRESIRTGPPSRATTGKSVKSNGTAVEQDGVGTVDRTSRQASANDNQNGTQHDDQDDAGTEMNSNPLDTLEVPNVRNESGSVKSASRSTGGTSGRRTSISSSVKDPTTPASRPRSRADSNVDSISRAVSSTTTTGRVSGKSINSTTTNWRTSISSRKSGHSAAGPDKADPDDDSDLNDDSNNADVQIVSYRTPDEKSSPRIDTDGAAREMNETGVDDRPEIVSRGVKEEKQIQPDNASDNGTALDRTAQEKVSTQEEPTNQVLEIEGTVEGEPDHGQLQSQNQQQINLAEQPNMQQTVQDAIDAADLEQLAAIVLNGEGKQLVGKTSEQTEIQAFLDNVPAYMGKIRRVHLAAREGSLRDLQSALDRRKFATAKDEISPHGATPLHVATIFGHAGIVRYLAGRFPETLGATDDDGRTPLHYAATLKDNGHFYNLLTHLGANAKVEDNLNHSAEYYLGHVQSQGILSHRQLLRDYGAKEELADEMLNDQVPDDLHSARRPLDDVDTLTTLERCYKIIHEPIDDLVRSVGLPTNSVPGSACSLRILITSYLARFLKRSVFDKIKKRQTRLDHNLFDVIWPAMKKATKEKRLDEDLNVGIVMPDYDVFVVFQEFLVPLIKDVHCMELTQPLMPHPPMQYFPRYIVNDLEPHGAGTGQSSPPASSTNNGNTLRENPDSVQLNLDTSGKYITGCIVECARNLDAYEFPLNLGIAQLEQVERLITAKVLSMDFVRAVGETELGTYYSMNEILENPSEIRTVLAANGLLIPLLDHTDPYQTAESIAINGRYWPYGRGVYVSLEGNLAVWVNAQDHLRLLCCTPSKDPASIGTAYSKVGRAMNYLEERIPFKHSYFLGNLLSRPSFLGTGLKFTLTLALIHLRKERENLRHLCVVRGLHLFTADDLPTVRMCNMRSMAQTEWQLFQDFSSAITNIVALEKELSMSNSLHIAATLLRIFQLGEQQMEIPLFRTEEGRYLATSLGDPLIKGLTEIANKRPPDPVTYLANYLFNFANQKSGTGRKEADNDTNNNLIEGSVNQSAEQDLESSSKQVLPDGGSLSHPPPPMEPTVRDENQPSPEESDIVPAPSDDRDEHGQSMLHFACARSHGRNALIQLIEESGTNITYRDELYRTARDVALQATQPDNAKEIDRYVIGLVARGDLEALNGMLLEGYDHIVDVVAPDGVPILQVASDRGFQDIVRFLEGVRAFEENRENLLTAIRQKQFEAVVNLTKLPDGAKLVRAKNYYGRCSLHIAILMENEDIVDFLASNFKAALRIGDNLDRTPLHYAMGVSNVEALSRILIKNGAKRVLKDLKGRQPTYYFMNKADILRLQEEEKE